Proteins encoded by one window of Kribbella flavida DSM 17836:
- a CDS encoding NuoB/complex I 20 kDa subunit family protein — MGVEEQLPAGVLLTTIEGLSGYMRKASLWPATFGLACCAIEMMTTGAPRYDAARFGMEVFRASPRQADLMIVAGRVSQKMAPVLRQIYDQMPNPKWVLAMGVCASSGGMFNNYAIVQGVDHVVPVDMYLPGCPPRPEMLLDAFLKLHDDIQHGKLGAHKKALQAEQEQAALTAAPTLEMKGLLR, encoded by the coding sequence ATGGGTGTTGAGGAACAGCTTCCGGCCGGCGTGCTGCTGACCACGATCGAAGGCCTGTCCGGCTACATGCGGAAGGCCTCGTTGTGGCCGGCAACCTTCGGGCTGGCCTGCTGCGCGATCGAGATGATGACCACCGGTGCCCCGCGCTACGACGCGGCCCGGTTCGGCATGGAGGTCTTCCGGGCGTCGCCCCGGCAGGCCGACCTGATGATCGTGGCCGGCCGGGTGAGCCAGAAGATGGCTCCGGTGCTGCGCCAGATCTACGACCAGATGCCGAACCCGAAGTGGGTGCTGGCGATGGGTGTGTGCGCCTCCTCGGGCGGCATGTTCAACAACTACGCGATCGTCCAGGGCGTGGACCACGTCGTCCCGGTCGACATGTACCTGCCCGGCTGCCCGCCGCGGCCGGAGATGCTGCTCGACGCCTTCCTCAAGCTGCACGACGACATCCAGCACGGCAAGCTCGGCGCGCACAAGAAGGCGCTGCAGGCCGAGCAGGAGCAGGCCGCGCTGACCGCCGCCCCGACGCTCGAGATGAAGGGCCTGCTGCGATGA
- a CDS encoding NADH-quinone oxidoreductase subunit A, whose protein sequence is MHPYVPILVLGVLAAIFVAGTLVTSALVGPKRYNRAKLDSYECGIEPTPQPVGGGRFPVKYYITAMLFIVFDIEIIFLYPWAVAFDQMALFGLIEMVIFIATVFVAYAYVWRRGGLEWD, encoded by the coding sequence ATGCACCCTTACGTACCGATCCTCGTTCTCGGCGTGCTCGCGGCGATCTTCGTCGCGGGCACCTTGGTGACGAGCGCGCTGGTAGGCCCCAAGCGGTACAACCGGGCCAAGCTCGACTCGTACGAGTGCGGGATCGAGCCGACCCCGCAGCCTGTCGGCGGTGGCCGCTTCCCGGTGAAGTACTACATCACCGCGATGCTGTTCATCGTCTTCGACATCGAGATCATCTTCCTCTACCCGTGGGCGGTCGCCTTCGACCAGATGGCGCTGTTCGGGTTGATCGAGATGGTCATCTTCATCGCAACCGTCTTCGTCGCCTACGCCTACGTCTGGCGTCGCGGCGGACTGGAGTGGGACTGA
- a CDS encoding NADH-quinone oxidoreductase subunit C → MSEHQPENLPATAPAGDAQTPGAEVIDQREGMFGVKGSGDTSGFGGLRRQVALPGGTPKPYGSWFDGATERLEALVGDGAIEKVVVDRGELTLHVVPERLVEVAQHLRDDEALRFEFCSGVNGVHYPNETGRELHAVYHLLSITHNRRIRLEVSVPDADPHIPSIVSVYPANDWHERETWDFFGIVFDGHPALTRIQMPDDWPGHPQRKDYPLGGIDVEYKGAVIPPPDTRRSYN, encoded by the coding sequence ATGAGCGAGCACCAGCCGGAGAACCTTCCGGCCACCGCGCCGGCCGGCGACGCTCAGACGCCGGGCGCCGAGGTGATCGACCAGCGCGAGGGCATGTTCGGCGTCAAGGGCAGTGGTGACACCTCCGGCTTCGGCGGCCTGCGCCGCCAGGTCGCGCTGCCCGGCGGTACGCCGAAGCCGTACGGCTCCTGGTTCGACGGCGCCACCGAGCGCCTGGAGGCCCTGGTCGGCGACGGCGCGATCGAGAAGGTCGTGGTCGACCGGGGCGAGCTGACCCTGCACGTCGTGCCGGAGCGGCTGGTCGAGGTCGCCCAGCACCTGCGTGACGACGAGGCGCTGCGGTTCGAGTTCTGCTCCGGCGTGAACGGCGTGCACTACCCGAACGAGACCGGCCGGGAGCTGCACGCGGTCTACCACCTGCTCTCGATCACCCACAACCGGCGGATCCGGCTGGAGGTGTCGGTGCCCGACGCGGACCCGCACATCCCGTCGATCGTCTCGGTCTACCCGGCCAACGACTGGCACGAGCGCGAGACCTGGGACTTCTTCGGCATCGTCTTCGACGGTCACCCGGCGCTGACCCGGATCCAGATGCCCGACGACTGGCCGGGCCACCCGCAACGCAAGGACTACCCGCTCGGCGGCATCGACGTCGAGTACAAGGGCGCCGTCATCCCGCCGCCCGACACGCGGAGGTCTTACAACTGA